The DNA region GCGCTGCGCAACTACGGCATCGAGACGTGGTGGAACCCCAACCACCCGCTGTCCAGCAACCTCGCGCAGGTGCTGCAGGACAACATGGTCGAGATGACCGGCGCGGTGTCCCGCGGCCTGAAAAACCGCACGTCGCTGTCGGTCCTGCGCAACAGCCGCGTGCCGGCCGCGCTGGTCGAGGTGGGCTTTACCAGCCACCCTATCGAGGGCCAGAACCTGCTGGACAGCAACTACCTGGACCGCCTCGCGGTGGGCATCGCGCGCGGCATCCGGCAGGCGCTGATCACCGGCATCACCGCCAGCGGCTCCGGCACGCCGGTCGCGGCGGGCGGCGCCGGGAAGTAAACACCCGGCCCGTTCGGGCGCCGGGCGTGCTGGAATGGGCGCATGACCACGCCTGACCCGACCGACCTGCCGCTGGGCTTCCGTGACCGCGTGCTGGCCCTGGTGGCCCGCATCCCGCCGGGGCGGGTGATGACCTACGGGCAGCTGGCGCTGCTGGCCGGGCAGCCCGGCGCGGCGCGGCAGGCGGGGTTCGTGCTGAACTCCCTGATGGGCGGCACGGACCTGCCCTGGCAGCGGGTGATCAACGCGCAGGGTCGCGTGAGCACCCACAAGCTGGGCTTCGGGGACGTGCAGCAGAAACTGCTGGAGGCCGAGGGCGTGGTGTTCGACGCGTCCGGCCGCTGCGACCTGAAGGCGCGCCAGTGGTGGCCGGACGAGGACCGCAATGCCCCGCCGGAACCGATGCTGGGCATGTTGCCGCCCCGCCGGAACGGCCCGCAGGACGCCTGACCGGGCGGGATGTGGGCGCGCTCAGGCGGCGTGAAGGAAAGCCTGAACGTCCCGTCCGGCGCGGCGGGAGGCGTCGTATGCTGAACGGATGAACGCCACACCACACCACCGTCAGGCGGGCAGCGCCACGTCCTGGATTGCGGGGGCGACCCTGGGCCTGCTGCTGGGCGCCACGCTGCTGATCGCCATTCCCCGCACGCTGGGCGGCGGCGAGCCGGTCGGTCAGGAAATCAGCGCGGAAAGCCCGGACATCGAGAGCGCCAACAACACCGAGGCCGGCAGCATGGAGTCCGGCACCGCCAGCGTCGGCAACCCGACCAGCAGCACCACCAGCAACGACGAGGCCGTGACCGCCGAGGCGATCGCGCCGGAGGCGAACACCACCACCTCCACCCCCACCACCCCGGACACCGCCGGCGGTGAGGGCAGCGACATGGGCAGCGCGGCGGGCGGCGGCGCCATGGACGAGACCGGCAGCGGCGGCGCGGACGGCAGTGGCGAGGCGGCCATGCCCGGCGCGGCCGCCGGTGAGCCCACCCCGGGCGGCGTGGCGGTGGCCCCGGGCGGCACGGCCGCCGAGAACGCCGCGGACAGCGGCGACGCGAACGCAGGCAAGAGCACCTTCGCGTCCAGCTGCGCCGGCTGCCACGGCGCCGAAGGGCAGGGCGGCATCGGGCCGGCCATGACCAAGGACGCGAACAAGTGGACGGCGGCGCAGTTCACGGCCGCGGTGCGCGAGGGCAAGGCCCCCGGGCGCGATCTGGCGCCGATGATGCCGCACTTCACCGCCTCGCAGCTGTCCGACGCGGACCTGAACAACATCTACGCCTGGGTGAAATCCCTGCAGTAACCGGTGACCCCAACGGGCCGCCCTGGATAGTGCAGGGCGGCTTTTTCGTGTCTGGTCGGCGCTGCTTTTCGGGAGACGCGCTCCCCTACGGCACGCATGGTACCGCGCCCGGCCGCGCGGCAGGGCCGCACCTGCCGCAGCGGCCGGCCGGGCCGGTCCCTACACTGCGCCCTCATGCCAGCACAGACACAGGCGAAGGAACTGACCGGGTGGGAACTCCTGCGGGTGCTGCGGCGGGCGCTGCCGGACCTGCTGCGCAGCGCGCCGCTGCTGGTGGGCGGCATGTTCCTGGCCGGGCTGGTGCAGGGCCTGCTGCCGGCCGTGACCGTCCTGATCGGAAAGTGGACGGTGGACGGCGTGACCCGTCTCGCCGCGGGGGGGCAGGCGGACCTGACGGCCCTGGCCGCCGCGTGGGCCGGCGCGGCCCTGCTGGGGCAGGTGGCGTTCGCCGCGCGCGGCATGCTGCAGGGCTCCGTCGCCGACCACTTCACGGTGCAGACCGTGGCCCGCCTGATGGGCAAGATGGAGGCCCTGCCCGGCCTGGACGTGCTGGAGGACCCGCGCTTTCACGACGACGTGGAGATCCTGCAGACCGGGGCGTCCCACCGGCCGCTGAACCTCACGGCGGTGGTGCTGGCGCTGCTGAACGACGGGGTGGCGATCCTGGCGCTCGCGGCCACGCTGCTCACGGTGGGGTGGTGGGTGCCGCTGGTGGCCGTGGCGGGCCTGCTTCCGCTCGCGCGGCGGCAGATGGACCTGTACAGGCTCGGGTGGAGCCTCACCCTCCAGAAGACGCAGGAGGCCAGGGAGCTGAACTACCACCAGCGGGTGGCGATCCGGCACGAGTACGCCAAGGAAGTGCGCCTGTACGGCCTGCTGCCGCACCTGCGTGACGCGTACGTGGGGCGCGCCCGGGCGTACCAGCGCACCATGCGCGGCGTGCGCAACGCTCAGCTGGGCGGCGTGCTGCCGTACCAGGCGCTGTCGCTGCTGGTGACGGCCGGCATCTTCGCTTACGCCGTGCAGGCGGCGGGCACGGGCACCCTCACGGCCGGCGGGGTGGTGCTGGTGATCACCGCCCTGGGGCAGATGCGGGACCGCCTGGAGGCCCTGTCGAACATCGTCAGCAGCGGCACCGAGCACCTGCGCTGGTTCGGGCGGTACCATGCCTTCCTGGACGCCGCGCCGCGCGTCGCCCGGCCTGAGACCCCGCGCCCGCTGCCCGCCCGGCTGGACCTCACGCTGGAAGGCGTGAGCTTCGGGTACCGCGACGGCCCGGCCGTGCTGGAGGACGTGACCGTGCACATCCCGGAGGGGCAGGTGGTGGCCGTGGTCGGCGAGAACGGCGCGGGGAAAAGCACCCTGGTGAACCTGCTGCTGCGCTTCTACGATCCCCGCTCGGGGCGGGTGCTGGTGGGCGCTGGGGAGGCCCGGACGGACCTGCGGGACCTGGACCCGGCCGCGTGGCGCGCTCAGGTGGCGGCCGTGTTTCAGGACTTCGCGCGTTTTGAATGGACGCTGCGGGAGAACGTGACGCTGGGCCGGGCCGGCCTGCCGGCGGACCTGCACCGTGCGGTGCACGGCAGCGGCCTGAACGCTGTGCTGGAGCGCGTGGAGGGCGGCCTGGACGCCAGGATCGGCGCGGCGTTCGGCGGAATAGACCTGTCGGGCGGGCAGTGGCAGAAACTCGCGACCGCCCGCGCCCTGTACCGGGACGCGCGGCTGCTGATCCTGGATGAACCGACCGCGGCGCTGGACCCCCGCAGCGAGGCAGAGGTGTTCCAAGCCTTCGCGGCGCTGGCGCAGGGCCGGACCACGTTGCTGATCACGCACCGCCTGGGCAGCGTGCTGATGGCCGACCGCATTCTGGTGATGAAACGCGGCCGGCTGATCGAGGACGGCACGCACGCGTCCCTGCTGGCCGCCGGCGGCGAGTACGCGGAACTGTGGCAGCTGCAGGCGCGTCAGTACGCCGGGCAGGAGGGAAGGGGAGACGTCACGCCCACCGGTCCGGCCGTCCTCACCTGAACACCATGACAAGGCCGCGCCCCTTCAACCGTGGGAGCGCGGCCCGGAACGGGAATCAGACCGGGCGGTCCAGGCCGGCGATGCCCGGAGTAGGGTCCCCGTCGAGGCGCTGCACGGCGCCGTCCTCGGTCACGACGAGCTCCTCGCGGCCCAGCACGGCGTCGAACACGCGCTTTTCAGTCACGGTGCGCTTGCCGATGTTCACCTGTTCGGCCACCACGACCTGCTTGTCCACGGTCGCTTCCTCGCGGTACAGCGTGATTTCCCGCCGCGCGCCGGGCGCGAGCTCCACGCCGTCCACGATCACGCCGGGCGCGCCGGTGCCGCCGTGATGTTCGATCACCACGACCTCCGACACGAGCTCAACCGGGACCTTCACGGTCTCGCGGCGCAGTTCCCGGGTGAAGGTCACGCTGCCGGCCACCTCGCGGCGTTTCTCCACGATCAGCCGCTCCTCCCGCAGCTCGATCTGCCCCACGGGGCGCACGGTCTCGTCGCGCACGACCTCGCGCAGGCGGGTGGCGGTGCCGTCGGTCACGGAGTGGGTGTGGGACAGGTCGGTGTCTTCGTGGTCTGGCATGGGACCTCCTTTGGGGCTATTGGGGGATAGGAAGAACGCGGGGCGGCCACAGTCAGGGCCGCGTCCCGCGTTCGGAGGGGTGCAGTGGGTTCAGGGCGGCGGGTCAGGTGCTGCCCTGCAGCCACTGCGCCGGGGGTCAGACCTTGCGGTCGGCGTCCATCATGTCGCGGTCGGCCTGGTCGTTGTTCATGTTGGCCTTGGCGCGGTCCTCGGCGGCCAGGGCGTCATGCTTGGGGTTGCCGGTGACGGCCCCGGCGACCTCGTGGCCCATGGCGCGCAGGCGGTCGGCGCCCTCTTCCAGCTTGTTGCCCGCGGCGCCCGCCACGTCGCCCGCCGCGCTGCCGGTGCGGCCGAGGGTGCCGGCGCCCATGCTGGTGTCGGTGCCGCTCAGGCCGTCCATGCGGACCTCGCCGGTCTTGTTCACGTCGAGGACTTCACGGCCGAGTTCGGCGGTGTGGGTCTGCGTTTCGGTCACGGTGCGCTTGCCGACGCTGACTTCCTCGGTCACGTAGGCTTCCTTGCCGATGTTGGCGCGTTCGGCTTCCAGGTCCACGCGCATGGTCTGGCTGCCTTCACCCAGGCGCACGTCGCCGGTCACGGGGCGGGCGTCACTGACGGTGTGGCGCTCGATGACCACTTCCTCGCGCTGCAGGGGCACCTGCACGCTCTCCTGGCGGGTCTCGACGTGCTTGCCGATCTCCACGCTGCCGGCCACGAAGCGGTCCTTGTTCACGATCAGGCGCTCTTCGAGGAGCTGCAGGCGGTCGGGCGTCTGGTACAGCGCGTCGTCGTTGCGGTAGCCGCGGTCACGGGTGTAGCTCTGCTCGTCCATGGCGTACTGGGGGTTGGCGGCGCGCAGCACGCGCTCGTCGGCGTACTGGGCGTCCATGCTGTAGTCCTGGCCCACGGCGTAGGCCTGCATGCCGCTGACCTGGTCCTTGGTGAGGTTGTCGAAGTACACGCCGTCACCCTCGATGCGGGCCATGCCGACCGGCACGACGACTTCCTTGCTGCTGAACCAGCCGCCCACGTCCACGATCAGGGAGCGGATGCGGCCCGTTTCCGGCTCGGCCAGGGCGCCGCGGATGGTGCCGATGCGGTCGCCGTTCAGCCCGTACGCGGTGCTGCCGGTGGGATCGTAGTAGTCGTTGCCCAGGACGTCGGCGTGGCGGGTGGTCAGTTCGGACAGGGGAATAAGTCGCATGCTGTTCTCCTTGTGGGGTCGTGCCGGACCGAGCGGGGGTCAGGCCGTTCCCCGGGTTCCGGGCGTCAGGCGGTCGCGGCGTTCGACAGGGTCGGGGGCCGGGGGCCTGCGGGGGTCCCGGGAACCGGGAATGGATTTGCGAGGATGGGTCCGGCCGGGTCGTGCAGGCCGGGCACACCGCTCATGACAGTCATGCTGCGGCCCGCCCCACCGGAACGCATGGCAATCCGCTGAAGGGGGCCTACACGCACTGTTCGCCGAAGTCTGAGCTGCGGCCTATGCTTTTCCCATGAGGCGCCCGGCCGGCCGGTGCGGTTTACCCTTCTCAGGAAGGAAAAAACTGCCCGGGACAGGATTCCGCTGTGCCTGCCCAGACAAGCTGACGCCAGAATGAACTTCACCCGGACTTCATGGCCCGGCGCGCCCCACACGCCAAAAACCAGCCCGGCACGCGGCCGGGCTGGTCTGGGAAACAGCAGGGTTTACTTGGCGCAGAGGGCGTTCTTGGGATCCGTCTTGCACAGCTGCTTGAGCTGGCCGGGCGGCATCTGCCCGCGCTTCTTCTGCAGGCCGGGCGCCTTCGCCCACGCGGCCTGACGGCCCATCACGCTGGTCAGCGGGACCAGTTTGCCGTTCTTCGCGCGGACCATGATCGTCTGCGCGGCCACCGGCTTGCTGGTGCTGATCGGCGTGGCCAGGGGGTAGACCTCCTTGATCACGGTGCTCGTGCCGGGGATGGGCGTCATGACCTGCACGTACGTGACCTGCGGGGCGGGCGTGGCGGGGTTCACCACGATGCCACCGCCGGAGCTCAGCGTGGCGGCCGGCTGGGACGCAGGCGTCAGGAAGGACACGCGCACGCCCTGCGACAGCAGGTTCACGACCTGGGCGGCGGTCTGCACGATCTGCGGGAACGGCACGCTCACGTCGATGTTCGCGCTGACGGTCTGAGCCGAGGCGGCCGGGAGGGCCAGGGAGCCGCTCAGGGCCAGGGCAAGCAGGAATTTACGCATGGGAAACCTCCTTAAGGTCCCTCCAGGGTGCCCGCCGAACCTGACGCCGGCCTGAAAGCGGGCGCAGCAGGCCTTCAGGGACGGTATCCGGCGCGTTCAGGCGCCGTACTTGTTCAGCTTCAGCGCGTTCGCCATCAGCAGCGGCATCAGGTCCGTGCCGCGCCGCAGGCCCAGGCTGCCCCGCCCGGCTTCCTCCTCGGTGTACCGCTGCGCGGCGTCCTTGCGGCCGTACTCGCTGCGGATCAGGAGGGGCACCGGGTGCCAGCTGTGGCTGGCGAGCTTGCTGGGCGTGCTGTGGTCCCCCACGATCGCCAGGACGTCCGGGTTCAGGGCCAGCAACTCGGGCAGCAGCGCGTCGAACAGCTCGATCTTCTTCACCTTCGCCGCGAAATCCCCGTCCTCGCCGGTGCTGTCGGTCTTCTTCACGTGGAAGTAGAAGAAGTCGTACGCGTCCCAGTTCTCCTTCAGGGCCGCGACCTTGCCGTCCAGGGCGTCCTCGTGGCCTTCCACGGGCAGCACGTCCATCCCGACCAGGCTCGCCAGGCCCTTGTACATGGGGTAACTGGCGATGCACGCCGAGCGCAGCTGGTACACGTCCGCGAAGGACGGGAAGTGCGGCACGTCGCTGTACCCGCGGAACAGCACGCCGTTCACCTGCGTCTCCCCGGCCAGGGCCTGCTCGGCGCGGGTCACGAAGGCGTTTACCAGCCCGGCGGTCTTCTCGCTGGCGGCGTCGTGCGCGGCGGCCGTCATGGGCACCACCCCGGTCGCCTGGGGGTCCACGTCGCTGATCTGGGCGCCCAGCACCTCGCCGCCCGCCGCGCGGAACACCACCACGAAGCGGTGCTCGGACTCGGTGTAGATCTCCACCGGCGTGCCGTCGATCTCAGGAATGGCCGCGCGGAGCTTCGCGACGATCTCGGCGTTCTTCTCGTCGCTGGGCCGGCCGGCGCGGCGGTCCTGCACGACGCGGCCCTCACCCAGCGTGGCGAAGTTCCCGCGCACCGCGACGTCCCCGGCGTTCAGTTTCACGCCGATGCCCACCGCGGACAGCGCCCCGCGGCCCACCACGAATTTCAGGGGGTCGTACCCGAACAGGCTGAGGTGCCCGGGGCCGCTTCCGGGCGTGATGCCCGCCCCGACCAGTTCCACCAGCCCCAGCTGCGACCCGGCCGCCAGCGCGTCCAGGTTGGGGGTCTTCGCGGTGGCCAGTTCGGTCTCGCCGTTCACGCCCATCGGCAGGCCGCCCACGCCGTCCAGCACGACCATCAGGATCTTGCTGTCGGTCTTCTTCGACAGGCCACGCACGGTTTCCAGCAGGTCACTCATGCCCCCGAGTGTACCCCCGACACGAACAGGCGCCGGTCAGCCTGCGCAGCCGACCAGGACGCCCGTGTGTCTCAGGGAGAGCAGTGGGAGGCCGGTTACTTCTTCCCGACCAGGGACACCGTGTTGTACGGCTCGCTGGAGAAGGGGCTCAGGACCCAGCCTTTCACGTACGTGCGGGCGGCGGCCACCGACTGGCTGTGCACGATGGGAAGGCGGTACCCGGCCGCGTACGTCAGCTCGTGCACCCGGGCGTACGCCTGCGCGCGGGCCTCGCGGGTCAGGCCGGCGCGGGCCTGTTCCAGCAGGGTGCCCACCTCCGGCGCGTTCCAGCCGATGTCGTTCGTGCTGGTCGGGTTGTACAGCGCGCCGTAGAAGTAATCCGGGTCGCCGTAATCGCCGATCAGGCCGATCTGGTACATGGACAGCCGCCCGGCGAACAGGTCCTCCAGGTACTTCGCCCAGTCGCTGGTGCGCAGGGTCACGCGGATGCCCACGTCCGCCAGGTCGGCGGCCATCGCCTCGGCGGACGCCTTGGGGTTCGGGAAGTAGCTGCGGGTGATCGGCATGTACCACAGGTCGATGGAAAAGCCGTTCGGGTACCCCGCCTCGGCCAGCAGCTTCTTCGCGGCGGCCGGGTCGAAGGGGTAGTCGGCCGGCACCCGGCTGCTCGTCGCCCACTTCAGGGCGGGGGGCAGGATGCTGGTGTCGGTGGTGCCCAGCCCGTACCAGAAGGCGTCCACGATGGCCCTG from Deinococcus ficus includes:
- a CDS encoding MGMT family protein translates to MTTPDPTDLPLGFRDRVLALVARIPPGRVMTYGQLALLAGQPGAARQAGFVLNSLMGGTDLPWQRVINAQGRVSTHKLGFGDVQQKLLEAEGVVFDASGRCDLKARQWWPDEDRNAPPEPMLGMLPPRRNGPQDA
- a CDS encoding c-type cytochrome; the protein is MNATPHHRQAGSATSWIAGATLGLLLGATLLIAIPRTLGGGEPVGQEISAESPDIESANNTEAGSMESGTASVGNPTSSTTSNDEAVTAEAIAPEANTTTSTPTTPDTAGGEGSDMGSAAGGGAMDETGSGGADGSGEAAMPGAAAGEPTPGGVAVAPGGTAAENAADSGDANAGKSTFASSCAGCHGAEGQGGIGPAMTKDANKWTAAQFTAAVREGKAPGRDLAPMMPHFTASQLSDADLNNIYAWVKSLQ
- a CDS encoding ABC transporter ATP-binding protein — protein: MPAQTQAKELTGWELLRVLRRALPDLLRSAPLLVGGMFLAGLVQGLLPAVTVLIGKWTVDGVTRLAAGGQADLTALAAAWAGAALLGQVAFAARGMLQGSVADHFTVQTVARLMGKMEALPGLDVLEDPRFHDDVEILQTGASHRPLNLTAVVLALLNDGVAILALAATLLTVGWWVPLVAVAGLLPLARRQMDLYRLGWSLTLQKTQEARELNYHQRVAIRHEYAKEVRLYGLLPHLRDAYVGRARAYQRTMRGVRNAQLGGVLPYQALSLLVTAGIFAYAVQAAGTGTLTAGGVVLVITALGQMRDRLEALSNIVSSGTEHLRWFGRYHAFLDAAPRVARPETPRPLPARLDLTLEGVSFGYRDGPAVLEDVTVHIPEGQVVAVVGENGAGKSTLVNLLLRFYDPRSGRVLVGAGEARTDLRDLDPAAWRAQVAAVFQDFARFEWTLRENVTLGRAGLPADLHRAVHGSGLNAVLERVEGGLDARIGAAFGGIDLSGGQWQKLATARALYRDARLLILDEPTAALDPRSEAEVFQAFAALAQGRTTLLITHRLGSVLMADRILVMKRGRLIEDGTHASLLAAGGEYAELWQLQARQYAGQEGRGDVTPTGPAVLT
- a CDS encoding YsnF/AvaK domain-containing protein, with amino-acid sequence MPDHEDTDLSHTHSVTDGTATRLREVVRDETVRPVGQIELREERLIVEKRREVAGSVTFTRELRRETVKVPVELVSEVVVIEHHGGTGAPGVIVDGVELAPGARREITLYREEATVDKQVVVAEQVNIGKRTVTEKRVFDAVLGREELVVTEDGAVQRLDGDPTPGIAGLDRPV
- a CDS encoding PRC and DUF2382 domain-containing protein; the encoded protein is MRLIPLSELTTRHADVLGNDYYDPTGSTAYGLNGDRIGTIRGALAEPETGRIRSLIVDVGGWFSSKEVVVPVGMARIEGDGVYFDNLTKDQVSGMQAYAVGQDYSMDAQYADERVLRAANPQYAMDEQSYTRDRGYRNDDALYQTPDRLQLLEERLIVNKDRFVAGSVEIGKHVETRQESVQVPLQREEVVIERHTVSDARPVTGDVRLGEGSQTMRVDLEAERANIGKEAYVTEEVSVGKRTVTETQTHTAELGREVLDVNKTGEVRMDGLSGTDTSMGAGTLGRTGSAAGDVAGAAGNKLEEGADRLRAMGHEVAGAVTGNPKHDALAAEDRAKANMNNDQADRDMMDADRKV
- a CDS encoding 2,3-bisphosphoglycerate-independent phosphoglycerate mutase, which produces MSDLLETVRGLSKKTDSKILMVVLDGVGGLPMGVNGETELATAKTPNLDALAAGSQLGLVELVGAGITPGSGPGHLSLFGYDPLKFVVGRGALSAVGIGVKLNAGDVAVRGNFATLGEGRVVQDRRAGRPSDEKNAEIVAKLRAAIPEIDGTPVEIYTESEHRFVVVFRAAGGEVLGAQISDVDPQATGVVPMTAAAHDAASEKTAGLVNAFVTRAEQALAGETQVNGVLFRGYSDVPHFPSFADVYQLRSACIASYPMYKGLASLVGMDVLPVEGHEDALDGKVAALKENWDAYDFFYFHVKKTDSTGEDGDFAAKVKKIELFDALLPELLALNPDVLAIVGDHSTPSKLASHSWHPVPLLIRSEYGRKDAAQRYTEEEAGRGSLGLRRGTDLMPLLMANALKLNKYGA